A genomic segment from Cervus elaphus chromosome 14, mCerEla1.1, whole genome shotgun sequence encodes:
- the DARS2 gene encoding aspartate--tRNA ligase, mitochondrial isoform X3: MFSRWLSRLCRGLSTPTRRTTQLIWSSASRRLVLSSQRRIPELSSFVARTNTCGELRSSHLGQEVTLCGWIQFRRQNIFLVLRDFHGLVQVVIPQDESAASVKKILCEAPMESVVQVSGTVISRPPGQENPKMPTGEIEIKVKTAKLLNSCKKLPFEIKDFMKKTEALRLQYRYLDLRSVQMQYNLRLRSQMVMKMREYLCNLHGFVDVETPTLFKRTPGGAKEFVIPSREPGKFYSLPQSPQQFKQLLMVGGLDRYFQVARCYRDEGSRPDRQPEFTQIDIEMSFVDQTGIQSLIEGLLQYSWPSDKDPVVVPFPSMPFAEALASYGTDKPDTRFGMKIVDISDMFRNTEVGFLQDALSKPQGTVKAICIHKGAKYLKRKDIESIRKFAADHFNEEVLPIFLKTNENWNSPVAKFIMEEQGLGLVRLLETQEEDVVLLTAGEHKRACSLMGKLRLECADLLEARGVVLRDPALFSFLWVVDFPLFLPKEENPQELESAHHPFTAPHPSDIHLLYTEPLKVRSQHYDLVLNGNEIGGGSIRIHNSELQHYVLATVLKG, from the exons ATGTTCTCCCGTTGGTTAAGTCGACTGTGCAGGGGATTATCCACACCCACCAGAAGGACCACCCAATTGATCTGGAGTTCTGCCTCCCGAAGGCTGGTACTGAGTTCACAGAGGAGAATTCCAG AACTCAGTAGCTTTGTTGCCCGGACCAACACGTGTGGAGAGTTGCGTTCTTCTCACTTAGGCCAAGAAGTCACCTTGTGTGGATGGATTCAGTTCCGAAG GCAAAATATCTTCCTGGTCCtaagagatttccatggacttGTTCAAGTTGTCATTCCCCAGGATGAG TCTGCTGCTTCAGTGAAGAAGATTTTATGTGAAGCCCCCATGGAATCTGTGGTGCAAGTGTCTGGGACAGTAATTTCCCGACCTCCAGGACAAGAGAATCCA aaAATGCCAACAGGTGAGATTGAAATCAAAGTTAAGACAGCTAAACTTCTGAATTCCTGCAAGAAGCTGCCCTTTGAAATTAAGGACTTTATGAAG aAAACAGAGGCTCTTCGTTTGCAGTACCGCTACTTAGATTTGCGTAGTGTCCAAATGCAGTATAACCTGCGACTGAGATCCCAGATGGTCATGAAAATGCGGGAATATCTCTGTAATCTACATG gtTTTGTGGATGTAGAAACACCAACATTATTTAAGAGGACTCCAGGG GGTGCAAAAGAGTTTGTAATACCATCCAGGGAACCTGGGAAGTTTTATTCTCTCCCTCAGAGTCCTCAACAGTTTAAGCAGCTTCTGATGGTTGGTGGTCTAGACAG ATATTTTCAGGTTGCCCGATGTTATCGAGATGAAGGTTCGAGACCAGACAGACAGCCCGAATTTACTCAG ATTGACATAGAGATGTCCTTTGTAGACCAGACAGGCATCCAGAGTCTGATTGAGGGCTTGCTCCAGTATTCGTGGCCCAGTGACAAAGATCCCGTGGTGGTCCCTTTTCCTTCTATGCCTTTTGCTGAGGCATTGGCCAGCTATGGAACTGATAAACCTGACACTCGCTTTGGGATGAAG aTTGTAGATATCAGTGACATGTTCAGAAACACAGAAGTTGGATTTCTCCAAGATGCCCTTAGTAAACCCCAAGGGACTGTCAAAGCTATATGTATCCATAAAGGAGCA AAATACTTGAAAAGGAAGGACATTGAGTCCATTAGAAAATTTGCAGCTGACCATTTTAATGAG GAAGTCTTACCTATATTCCTGAAAACCAATGAAAACTGGAATTCTCCAGTTGCTAAGTTCATAATGGAGGAGCAAGGCTTGGGACTCGTCAGACTGTTGGAGACCCAAGAGGAGGATGTGGTCCTGCTCACTGCCGGAGAGCACAAGAGAGCA TGCTCTTTGATGGGAAAATTACGACTGGAGTGTGCTGACCTTCTAGAAGCAAGAGGAGTGGTGCTTCGTGACCCAGCTCTGTTCTCCTTCCTTTGGGTGGTGGAtttccccctcttccttcccaAGGAGGAAAATCCCCAAGAGCTGGAGTCAGCCCACCACCCGTTTACTGCTCCCCATCCGAGTGACATTCACCTTCTTTACACTGAGCCCCTCAAG GTCCGTAGCCAACACTATGACTTGGTTTTAAACGGCAATGAGATAGGAGGTGGTTCTATCCGAATTCATAATTCAGAGCTTCAGCATTATGTCCTGGCCACAGTACTAAAG